AAAAAATGTTACCAATCATTCATTCAAATAGAATGTATACATAGGAATGTCAACGACAACAAATTAAATTAGCTGATATCAATGTAAATTCCTTTAGAgataaatcacaaatttttctgtaattttatgATTCAAATTGAATTCAGTGATATGAGAGGCTACTTGATCACACCAtgtaaagaaataattatattattaagtattgtcccaaaaatttttattcttagatTTATTGCGAACTGAGCCGCATTGCTGAAGCCGGAGATATTTCCACAAgcaatagatttttttaattttcgttttgTATGAAACTTTCTTAAAACTTCATCAGTTAGATATTGTTGTTTCTACTTTAAAGCAATAACCACTGTTTAGCCTTTTGTATGCATTTTGTAGAATTACAATATCTAATACAAAAACCAAAGTCAAATCCTCATTAACACATTTTAACTACTCTCTGTTAAAACAGAATGGTATATTGTATAGCTCATTACAATATCTGtggaaaatttcaaaaccacaatataagaataacaaaatttccagCAATAtgtatattgtaaaaaattattatatatgtatatatatacataataaattacCCATAAGAATGTCCAATTAGAACACACTTTCTTTTACTCTCTCCCATGTAATGGTCAAAAATTGTGAGTGCTTGTCTAAGAAGATTATTAAAAGTATAATAGGTTGATTTTGTTGGTGCTGAGCTAAAGCCGTGTCCTAACATATCAGGAGCAATAACTTCATAACCACGACAAGTCAAAGCATTTATAACTATAGTCCATATATCTGCTGATGTTCCTATTCCATGAAACAATATCACAAGAGGtttctaaaaaaatgaagatacaaTTTggcaaaaatatatataagtatattcAAATCATTATATTGCTTACTTGTATAGATTTTTTATGAATGCATGTTTTTCTAACACAAAAACTATTCCTCAAATCAGTCTTGTTAGCTGCAAAGTCATTTGATTTAGTCTTTTTACGCAATGTTATAACAATATTATCTTCATCTGTCACTTCATATCCTAAATTGATTTGACCATTGTTTGTGTTTCTGCCcctattatctttattttttaccatataatattcataaaagGCTTCAAAAAATGTGTCTTGAATAAGACGTTCTACAAATGTTGCTATATTTGTAATTTTGGTTGGAGACAGTTCTAAACTGGGTAccctaaaacaaaaatatacagcttataatacataaaatgaattttaagtATATTCTAATATCAGTGGCTAAGGTTTTAACCCATAAGAACTAATaggtaaatatttgtttttaagaCATATCATTTATGACTATTTTATACAgttgtttgattttaaaaacagTAACAAGTTGTGTTAATCAACTAAGTGAGACAGTCCACAACAGTCCCAGCTCATATGAATTAATAATGGTTTTCACACATGAAATCAAGTTTTAgaacttttaatttaataaaaatgaaatatgaatttattgcatattttacTCCAGTTCAATTCAACTTATATCAATTTGTCAGGtttagtatttaaaacatcATATTATTcactttcatatatttatacataacaattaaaaaacaatacaaatatgaaatatttcatacttACAGTTTTCTACTAGTTTCATTACTATATCCTAGAGGTTGACTTGAAATAATGGAATGCCTGAATGACCTCCTAAATGAACAATTACAGTTTCCAAGTTTTAATGGTTTATTCCATTTGCTGAACCAGTATTCTTCTGACAATGAACATCTTTTAGTATCAAATAGTATTGGTTGAGAAACAACAATTGACCTCCTTACAAAACCAGGTAGAACATGTATAACTCTTATTTGAATCTTAGAATCAATAACTATGAATTCACAATCCCTAGACGGATTCAGATCAAGGGGATAAATCTTGTGTCCTGTATTTAGTGTATTAACTAAAGTTCTCCATGATTGTACTACTTTTGTACCACAGTCAGTTGATTCTATGTGCTCAGACATTGTTCAAACTGTCTATGTAACGCCCATTCTCAGTTTAAATCGAGTACAATCTCATTAAAACAATCAAGCTATATGAAACAAATATGAATCATTTTAATAGGTTGGTCTGTACTTAATTAAGCTTAGATGTTCGTTACTCGAAACAGCACGTATCTGAAAACCATaacatattaatatttacagaaagaaatattaaataatttgcaaaaaatttccatttacaAATAACTAAGAATGTCACGTTCACTTACTTAAACTGTTAATTGTTAATGAAAGTGAAAATATGCtactattttaatattatattggtAAATCAGTGGAACATACACATGTtcttaatttgtaaattatttatttattataattaaaaaaaagcagtGACAATAATCAGTCTTTCACAGTAATCTCTAAACACTTTTACTTGTTGATTGTTATGATCAAAATTATCAAGGAATAAAAcaagcaaataaaaaattgacagttcTGACACACATTAGAAAGCCAcagaatattttcgaataagGATTGCACAGAACGATAGGAACAAATGTCTCATGTTATTTAGACAAACTAAGAAAAAATCACCTAAAATATTAGTGCTTACTAATCACTGTGAAGCTATGAATATCATTATATTCACTTTATCTTCACACTATCATTACACCAAAACTCAGATTATTCTCACTTAGTTCAATGCACGTTCATTTTCAGTCTCACGTGTCTCAAAAATGGAAGTGAGGTTGAAGACATTACGTTCCTTTTATTCACTGATCAGTTACGTCATTATTTGGTTATAAGATACATACAAGTGTCACAGTTCACttgaatgtaaatggaaagAGGCTAATGTCAGTTATTAATATTCTCACTTAGTGATTGGTCACATTTTCGCTGTTTTCTGTCCATCCTTAATGCGCAATTTCATGTTGTTGGTTGACGTTGGCTTGGAACGTCAAATAAGATCACGTATAATTTCAACTAGAGCGTCATTTTAAATTGATGCATCATCAAATATAAGAGCGTCAAGCTTCAAATATACCACCTTTGCCAatagacaattttttcaataattgctTGATTAAATTCTTAGCTTAACTGAGTGAATTATTCTGATCTATAATATATCTTTATGATTAAATCGTTAGagttattgataaaatactCTAGAATATTTAGCTCGTAGTTAATTGCCCTTTTTGACAATACTATGATAATATGAGTTAAGGTTTTTTGCTATAATATCTAattaaaaaagtcaaataatgTTTAGTTTTGGACGCTACGACGCTCTAGTCAAAATTGTACCATGACAAGACTTCTTTACAACtcacatttatatatatatatatataaccatCATATGGTTTGTATCTCCTACTGCTGTTCTTTAATTTGGTATTCTCTCCTCCAATTCCTAACCTAAAACTATCACAAAATAGCATTTGTGTAAATTATGCCAAATATCATGTATCATATCACCACAGAGAAGAAGAAATGTCATGTATTGCCTGTTATTCCACATAGACAGCAGAtggatatattgtataaattgtatttttgaatgaaCTTTGTACTGTTAAGAAACTTCTTATTATTTCGTTGTTAACTAATTTACCACTATAAGATTAAATATGTTTTCCAATTATTCTAGAACTTTGGGCCCACAGGTAAGCTTTGaagcttttttattaattattttcaaacaattatttgaaattgaaaaattatgatttttatttagttacaTTTCAGTGGTTAGTTAAAATGTCTAGTACGGTCTTATTTGTTTTGTGTTGAAAAACTCACAATAGCTACTACTTGAAATTACCTATTTTAACAAATGGATTATTCTATATTTTAGTTTAGAAGGTTTCAAAGTACATTAGTAATAGCTGAACATAATAATGAAGTCTTAACACCAATCACACAGAACGCTATAACTGCTGCCAAGAAATTGGGTGGTGAAATATCTGTATTGGTTGCTGGAACCAAATGTGGAactgtaagtatttttattaataaagataatagatgaaaaactttgtttctataaaaaacatGGTGTAAGAATATGTTGGAATAacatttaaataaccttagcaTCTCCTTAATCTGTATTTGATTAAATCGGTTTAAAAGATACCTATTGTTTTGCAGTATTGAATAATGTGAATTTTCTTTAGTTCtattaacaagaaaataatttatattctggtaataatttttgttatttgaaaaaaattatagccCTCTTCATCTGTAGCTAAAGCAAAAGGAGTATCCAAAGTCTTAGTGGCTGAACATGAAGCATTTAAAGGGTTCACAGCAGAAAGCTTAACTCAGTTGGTATTAAAtactcaaaaacaatttaactTCACACATATCATTGCTGGTGCATCTGCTTTTGGAAAATCTCTTTTACCTAGAGTAGCTGCCAAACTTGACATCTCTCCAGTATCTGatgttatttcaattaaatcaacTGACACTTTTGTAAGGACTATATATGCaggtaaatgaaaaatataaagtttccaATTTATCATACTCTGGTTACTGAAATTGATGTTATGTACTAATTCCTTATTGTAACAATGACAAAAATGACtattttaccaaataataattgtgaaattttggGACGTCCTCTCTATCATTTTCACAGCAAACAAGCAACATCTAATTGAAATCACTATATGATATAAATTGCATTTCATACCTTTGCTTCCAAACATAGTTAACATTTTTCAGTATTACCTTCATAATAACTTTGGGACCTAATGTACTTTTATGTGTTCCTTTAAAATCTTTACGTTATAGTTCAATGTTGGAAACATAccttttacaatatttttggtaACATCCCAGGtaacaaacatattttaagGTTCTTACACACATGTGGTAGTAAAACTTCCATCCCCATTTAGAATAGTATGGAGTAGATATCTGCCCTTAACgtgtataatttcaatttatttatagcCCGTCCAAGCTTATCTGTATCATCCAGGAGTGATGAGGCCGGAAAGTAGGTGTTTATAAGTTAACTCACACTTTGCTTCCTACTTTCTGTATTGTAAGTGCCATCTGCTTTCCGCTTGCCTTCTGCTTGCTGCCATAATTGCTTCACTATGCCTTTAGGTAACTATTTCCATACCTCCTTTGAAATTTCCATTGAGGGAGCTCCAAATTCTTTCTTGTTTGTACCTCTGGAGTTATagtatttgatttttaattgaagtATATTCAGATCCGAtcttttataatgaatattggTCTATAAGATTTTCACTTCTCATTGCAAAGATATATTCGTGGCTCAGAGAACTTTCCTTCCTCGATGGGAACAGCCAGcaactgaataaatatttttttacaaacagTTTACTTTTGTTTAATCTAGATGACAACTTGGTTATCATATGCTTGTCATATATTGTAGTTGTGAGTGTATGGATAGTAAACAGTACACTTTACCTTAAGTATTTTAACTTTAAtgtcatattttcaattatttcattaaatgcCTCCCATGTTGTTTCTGTAATGTTATTTCACTTagatatattaaataaaatatgtactATTTCTGTTGTGTTTGATCTgactgttattatttttatattttcaggaAATGCCATACAAACATTGAAAGTGAATGAtcctataaaaatattaacaattagaGGAACAAATTTTGAGGCTGATTCATTAGAAGGTGGATCTGCACCGACTGAAAATATATCTGCTGATGGATGTGCCACTGATATGACTACATTTATCAGTCAAGAACTCAGCAAATCTGATCGACCTGAACTAACAAGTGCCAAAGTTATTGTTAGTGGAGGTAAATTAGTGTTTTACTTACACTACTATTCAAAACATCTTAagaaaattctttcaaaaatattgtaatattttattcatacaaaaaaaattggaatcaGCATCCCATATTGATAATGGCTTAATACATGATTGATTTATTTGTTAGGGTCTCTATAGGCTACTTCAAAGTTTTTGTCAATAGTATTTGCAGGTTTTGATTTAGAAAACCAGAATACAAATAGAAAAACCACAGCAGAACTGGACAATACCACAATGGgaatgaaatgttttatttgttggaaagtttcaagtttttttattcaatagtGACTAGACATATATACATTGTTATTAGTGTTGGTAGTAATGTGATAGATTATTGTTGGTATTGAATATAACTGGAAAAGTGAATGCAAAAAGAGATTCAAAATAGTCCTAACCTTACCATACACCTTGGAGTGAATCTTGTTTAAACTATGTCAGAGCTTATTGAAcagaataaaatatgaaaatatttcaaaaatttgcaaagtcCATCTTAATAAATTTAGCTGCCATTTGTGAAAATATAACAATGAAAGAGCGAATGGAACAAGTTGAACGAAGATTATTCTCATCAATTAATAGATTGGttatattatgtaaaaaaatatatgaaaaaggcTATTGGCTTCTTGGTTTTATTGGATAACTACTTGCTGTTTTCAAACCTTCTGAGCTATTTGCCTAATATCTTGAAGATGCTGAACAGAGTACAGAGTAGTTTACATCAATTAtggattaaaatatttgttaaaagttgcatataaatacaagttttgaatagtttatttattgagttgtaatttagataattatccatacatattttattagttcatACAAATCCtgtacataataataatattttttaggaCGTGGCTTAAAATCTGGAGACAATTTTAAACTTCTTTATGATTTAGCTGATAAGTTGAATGCTGCAGTTGGAGCTTCCCGTGCTGCAGTGGATGCTGGTTATGTACCTAATGATATGCAAATAGGTCAGACAGGAAAAATTGTAGCACCAGTGAGTACTTGTtatacattttatcatttacagttattattagtattttatttaatttattacttaATGGCTTTAGCCATGTTGGTGTGGTACGCAATATTAATATCACCCTATATCATTACAAATCcattaaaataagaatatgCATCATGACTCAATCCTTCTGTTCGCTTTTCTGTGTACTGGGATACGTCAATCATTGTCGAATACCCAAAATCTGAAATCATCAGAACTTTCCATATGACCACTACTAGTCTTTTCCAGTGTTAGGCTTGACAGAAATCCAGTAGCACTATCAGTCTGAGATTAAACATcaactatttttatatcattgctcattttttgttgataactCTGCACAAAGTTTTGATGAAGTGATGTAGACAAAACAAACCTTTGTTTAGAGTTTGAAGTCGCAGAAATCGGTCTTGATTTGGATCAGTACTCTTGTATTTTCATCAATAGCTGTATCACTAGGTTAAGTTTATGATTTTGGCAAATGCTAGTGATTTCAATGTTACAGTTCTAGGTCGCTTACTTGAACAAactgattttaaattaaataatagtttgaaaagtagaaaaaacgCACTTCAATATCAGATCAaactaaaaattggaaaatattgagTATTAAATATTCAAGCAATTTGTAACTGTTTTGTATATGTAATCAATAGCATATATTTTTTACGTGCTGATATGTCTTTgaactaaaatttttaaatattttttgaaggaTCTATATATTGCTGTTGGTATTTCTGGGGCAATTCAACACTTGGCTGGAATGAAAGATAGTAAAGCTATTGTTGCCATCAATAAAGATCCCGAAGCTCCAATTTTCCAAGTTGCTGATTTCGGATTAGTAGCAGACTTATTCAAAGCTGTTCCTGAATTAACTGAAAAGCTGTAATATTAACACATGTGTTATACATTTAAATGAATATCATTTATTAGCagtatacaatatatttttacattacataattttatctttgttttaCCTTTGTATATGTTAGTagcttcaaaaattatatatatatatatatatatatatatatatatatatatatatatatatatatatatatataccccgcccccacccttctcttgataatggatccaaaccttttgatatgtttgtgCTTCTAAATGTctcttgtaataatttttaaaaatctgtaaTCTACATCATGAActtcaaaataagaataaaatcagaatagaaatttgttctaataagaaaaattataatataatattatatattatatataattataatatatatataattataatatatatataattataatatatatatatatatatatatatatatatatatatatatatatatatatatatatatatatatatatatatatatatatatatatatatatatatatatatatatatatatatatatatatatatatatatatatatatatatatatatatatatatatatactacaatcaatttaaaaacaaaacatcaaaacataaaacatttttccttaccatatgtacaaggactttcccaacaattatcgaattatttcaataaatatgatagtagtataagtcatagaggacataatacattatccaaatatttcactaaattaaattctaaaacaccaaaaaacaagaagtaatattatatcaagtgccttgtactaattgtgacgctgtctacatagggcaaacatctcagtatttagaaaatagactaagaggtcatcaatacgataaaaaaatagaactgcattaacgaaccatgaaatatcaaaaagacttaaattcaattataaagatttaaaaattcttgaaacggaatctaatacatgaaaaagagattttttagaaatggttcacattcataagaacgaaaaagctataaatgataaaaggacctaaataatttaagtaaattttatagctgtattttgtaaattctaataaatttaatatatttgagatgtggaaaccaaggaaaaattaatttctcttattggaacaaagtactcagttgattttatccttattcagtaaatcatttctgtcttggagaatgcattgagatcgaaAACTTTCTAAggaaattgtgttattgtatagtgaaaatttaaatttattttgttaataatggatatTTAATAAGACATGTGATaaatgaagaagccgctagaatAATCGCGCTTATACAAGATGGCagcagtcaaagatacgtcaCCGGGataattggagttcaacaaagcaccatattcagagttgttattcgctaccaagaaacagggcagctaaccagaagaccGGGATAAGGCCGCGGAACGGTAACTTCGatagtagatgatcgttatttgaaGTTAACAGCGTTAAGAATTAGCcataccaccgctcgaagggtgcaaacagatctgttggctgctcgtaatgtccgaataagcctacaaacagttcgaaataggcAGAGAGAAGCAGTAATACTagccagagtgccagctagaggtctacgtcttaccagagaacatcgagtagcaagattggaatttgctcgagaacacgCACATTGGTatattcaagattggtccaatatt
This portion of the Diorhabda sublineata isolate icDioSubl1.1 chromosome X, icDioSubl1.1, whole genome shotgun sequence genome encodes:
- the LOC130451489 gene encoding protein ABHD8-like gives rise to the protein MSEHIESTDCGTKVVQSWRTLVNTLNTGHKIYPLDLNPSRDCEFIVIDSKIQIRVIHVLPGFVRRSIVVSQPILFDTKRCSLSEEYWFSKWNKPLKLGNCNCSFRRSFRHSIISSQPLGYSNETSRKLVPSLELSPTKITNIATFVERLIQDTFFEAFYEYYMVKNKDNRGRNTNNGQINLGYEVTDEDNIVITLRKKTKSNDFAANKTDLRNSFCVRKTCIHKKSIQKPLVILFHGIGTSADIWTIVINALTCRGYEVIAPDMLGHGFSSAPTKSTYYTFNNLLRQALTIFDHYMGESKRKCVLIGHSYGCSLITAMYPHRAQKIGQLILISGGGPIPLAPPVKENEISPLGCAYTFLNPLLYCGVKRSLFFLSRGKHFKVCDDENGLPRHVVENMTKGQKWSQGDTAFHRRIISPTLLVHGLQDTHVTLVQECEMERTIPRAFLELIPNAGHLPMIETPEHLIHMIICFLDMWS
- the LOC130450700 gene encoding electron transfer flavoprotein subunit alpha, mitochondrial produces the protein MFSNYSRTLGPQFRRFQSTLVIAEHNNEVLTPITQNAITAAKKLGGEISVLVAGTKCGTPSSSVAKAKGVSKVLVAEHEAFKGFTAESLTQLVLNTQKQFNFTHIIAGASAFGKSLLPRVAAKLDISPVSDVISIKSTDTFVRTIYAGNAIQTLKVNDPIKILTIRGTNFEADSLEGGSAPTENISADGCATDMTTFISQELSKSDRPELTSAKVIVSGGRGLKSGDNFKLLYDLADKLNAAVGASRAAVDAGYVPNDMQIGQTGKIVAPDLYIAVGISGAIQHLAGMKDSKAIVAINKDPEAPIFQVADFGLVADLFKAVPELTEKL